From Skermanella sp. TT6, a single genomic window includes:
- a CDS encoding sigma-54-dependent Fis family transcriptional regulator has product MVRLHAPEREHVDLILSSVTGAAAGAKVEPPDLIRRSWARCLNNHQLDPARPGRPVVLTQSELGGFREPMEEFIGIATAELRRLYAQVAGSDYVVMLTDANGIAVDYLGHASFEQELKQAGLYLGSIWSEAQEGTNGVGTCIATREPLTVHRQEHFRTRHTSLTCTVAPIFDPSGQMLGVLDVSNMTAPADRRSQMLALELVKRSARLMEDGYFLARSRRHWVVGLSAGRELADLVIDGLLAVDGGGTILGANQTALRADFTGDAEPLLGRSVYELFGITMEALIGRQRTGIPQPLRCLATGATWYATLRPPTGRLLRGSPVGERPRQQAPAGPSRGRDPGPLDLDRLAGNDPGMAGNVQRIRRVLDKGIGIMILGETGTGKEAVARAIHQASARAARPFVGINCAAIPESLIESELFGYVEGAFTGARRGGVRGKVQLADGGTLFLDEIGDMPLGAQTRLLRVLAEREILPLGHDRPISVDLSVICATHQDLERLVADGRFREDLYYRLNGLSLTLRSLRERSDKADLIRALAAPARIDPPALSALLACRWPGNIRQLQNVMRVASALSEGGVIRLDDLPAEVTRPAAAPTPPDPLPSGEAGILLSVLRRHQWCVTRAADELHISRSTLHRKINRYGLVSPARLEG; this is encoded by the coding sequence ATGGTCCGTCTCCATGCGCCAGAGCGGGAGCACGTCGATCTCATACTGTCCAGCGTCACGGGAGCGGCGGCGGGTGCGAAGGTCGAGCCGCCCGACCTGATCCGGCGGTCCTGGGCGCGCTGCCTCAACAATCACCAGCTCGATCCGGCCCGGCCGGGGCGCCCGGTCGTCCTGACCCAGTCGGAGCTGGGCGGGTTCCGCGAGCCGATGGAGGAATTCATCGGCATCGCCACCGCCGAGCTGCGCCGCCTCTACGCGCAGGTCGCCGGGTCCGACTATGTCGTCATGCTGACCGATGCGAACGGCATCGCGGTCGATTACCTGGGCCATGCCAGCTTCGAGCAGGAGCTGAAGCAGGCCGGCCTCTATCTCGGCTCCATCTGGTCGGAGGCGCAGGAGGGCACCAACGGCGTCGGGACCTGCATCGCCACGCGCGAGCCGCTGACCGTCCACCGGCAGGAGCATTTCCGCACCCGGCACACCAGTCTCACCTGCACCGTGGCGCCGATCTTCGACCCCTCGGGCCAGATGCTGGGCGTGCTGGACGTCTCCAACATGACCGCCCCCGCGGACCGGCGCAGCCAGATGCTGGCGCTGGAACTGGTCAAGCGGTCCGCCCGGCTGATGGAGGACGGGTATTTCCTGGCGCGGTCGCGGCGGCACTGGGTGGTCGGACTCAGCGCCGGCCGCGAGCTGGCGGACCTGGTGATCGACGGGCTGCTGGCGGTGGACGGCGGGGGCACCATCCTGGGCGCCAACCAGACGGCGTTGCGGGCGGACTTCACGGGGGATGCCGAGCCGCTGCTGGGCAGGAGCGTCTACGAGTTGTTCGGCATCACCATGGAGGCGCTGATCGGGCGCCAGCGCACCGGCATTCCCCAGCCGCTGCGCTGTCTGGCGACCGGCGCCACCTGGTACGCGACGCTGCGCCCGCCGACCGGCCGCCTCCTGCGGGGATCGCCGGTGGGCGAGCGGCCGCGGCAGCAGGCTCCGGCCGGTCCGTCCAGGGGACGGGATCCGGGACCGCTCGACCTGGACCGGTTGGCCGGCAACGATCCGGGTATGGCGGGCAACGTCCAGCGCATCCGGCGGGTGCTGGACAAGGGGATCGGCATCATGATCCTTGGCGAGACCGGCACCGGAAAGGAGGCGGTCGCCCGGGCGATCCACCAGGCGAGCGCCCGCGCCGCCCGGCCGTTCGTCGGGATCAACTGCGCCGCGATCCCGGAAAGCCTGATCGAGAGCGAGCTGTTCGGCTATGTGGAGGGCGCCTTCACCGGCGCGCGGCGCGGCGGCGTGCGCGGCAAGGTCCAGCTGGCGGACGGCGGCACGCTGTTCCTGGACGAGATCGGCGACATGCCGCTTGGGGCTCAGACCCGGCTGCTGCGGGTGCTGGCCGAGCGGGAGATCCTGCCGCTGGGCCATGACCGGCCGATCTCGGTGGATCTCAGCGTCATCTGCGCGACCCACCAGGATCTGGAGCGGCTGGTCGCCGACGGGCGGTTCCGGGAGGACCTGTATTACAGGCTGAACGGGCTGTCGCTGACACTTCGGTCGCTGCGCGAGCGGTCCGACAAGGCCGACCTGATCCGCGCGCTGGCGGCGCCGGCCCGCATCGATCCGCCGGCGCTGTCGGCCCTGCTGGCCTGCCGGTGGCCGGGCAATATCCGCCAGCTCCAGAACGTGATGCGGGTGGCCTCCGCCCTGTCGGAGGGCGGGGTGATCCGGCTTGACGACCTTCCCGCGGAGGTGACCAGGCCCGCGGCGGCACCGACGCCGCCGGACCCGCTGCCGTCCGGCGAGGCCGGTATCCTGCTGTCGGTGCTGCGCCGGCACCAGTGGTGCGTGACCCGCGCCGCCGACGAGCTGCATATCAGCCGCTCGACCCTGCACCGGAAGATCAATCGCTACGGACTGGTCTCCCCGGCGCGGCTCGAGGGGTAG
- a CDS encoding acetoin dehydrogenase dihydrolipoyllysine-residue acetyltransferase subunit, translated as MTNEIKALAMPKWGLAMTEGAVTAWLAEEGATVGEGDEILEIETTKITNVYESPIAGTLRRRTVEAGQTVPVGALLGVVADPAVPDADIDAFVARFQEEFAVEAAEAGEASGPEPRFVEAGGRRLRYLMMGEGADGAAPLVLIHGFGGDLNNWQFNQPALAEDRPVYALDLPGHGGSEKSGGRGGVPELAGVVRDFLNALGIQRTHLAGHSMGGAVALHLAAEEPSRVASVTLVCSAGLGEEVNLDYIEGFIAAERRKEMKSVLEMLFADPSLVSRDMVEELLKYKRLDGVGGALRSIADAAFAGGRQAHVLAGRLGQVTAPVQAVWGAVDRIIPARHAEAVGEARRHVLDGAGHMVHMEKAGEFNRLMSDFMTTA; from the coding sequence ATGACAAACGAGATCAAGGCCCTGGCCATGCCCAAATGGGGCCTGGCGATGACCGAGGGTGCCGTCACGGCGTGGCTGGCCGAGGAAGGCGCCACCGTCGGGGAGGGGGACGAGATCCTGGAGATCGAGACGACCAAGATCACCAACGTCTATGAATCCCCGATCGCCGGCACCCTGCGCCGCCGTACCGTCGAGGCCGGGCAGACGGTTCCGGTCGGAGCCCTGCTGGGGGTGGTCGCCGACCCGGCTGTGCCCGACGCCGACATCGATGCCTTCGTCGCGCGCTTCCAGGAGGAGTTCGCGGTGGAGGCCGCGGAAGCCGGCGAGGCGTCGGGGCCGGAGCCGCGGTTCGTCGAGGCCGGCGGGCGGCGGCTGCGGTACCTGATGATGGGCGAAGGTGCGGACGGGGCGGCGCCCCTGGTGCTGATCCACGGGTTCGGCGGCGACCTGAACAATTGGCAGTTCAACCAGCCGGCGCTGGCGGAGGACCGTCCCGTCTATGCGCTGGACCTGCCGGGGCACGGCGGGTCGGAGAAGAGCGGGGGCCGGGGCGGCGTGCCGGAACTGGCGGGCGTGGTGCGGGACTTCCTGAACGCGCTCGGCATCCAGCGGACGCACTTGGCCGGGCATTCCATGGGCGGCGCCGTGGCGCTGCACCTGGCGGCGGAGGAGCCTTCGCGGGTCGCCTCGGTCACCCTGGTCTGCTCCGCCGGCCTCGGCGAGGAGGTCAACCTGGACTATATCGAGGGCTTCATCGCCGCCGAGCGGCGAAAGGAGATGAAGTCGGTCCTCGAGATGCTGTTCGCCGACCCGTCGCTGGTCAGCCGCGACATGGTCGAGGAACTGCTGAAGTACAAGCGGCTGGACGGGGTCGGTGGCGCGCTCCGGTCGATCGCCGACGCGGCCTTCGCGGGCGGACGGCAGGCCCATGTCCTGGCCGGCAGGCTGGGGCAGGTGACGGCGCCGGTCCAGGCGGTGTGGGGAGCCGTGGACCGGATCATCCCGGCCCGGCACGCCGAGGCGGTCGGCGAGGCCCGGCGCCATGTCCTCGACGGGGCCGGTCACATGGTCCACATGGAGAAGGCCGGGGAGTTCAACCGGCTGATGTCCGACTTTATGACCACGGCGTAG
- a CDS encoding alpha-ketoacid dehydrogenase subunit beta, with translation MSKKSYRQAINEALAQEMRRDPTVIVMGEDNVGGMGAPGEDDAWGGVLGVTKGLMPEFGRDRVLDTPITESAFIGAAVGAAATGLRPVAELMFVDFMGVCFDQIFNQAAKFRYMFGGKAVTPVVIRTMYGAGFRAASQHSQCLYPVFTHIPGLKVVVPSSAYEAKGLLIQSIRDNDPVIFLEHKVMYDEIEEVPDEPYTIPFGEANLTREGDDVTIVAFGRMVGFANKAADLLEKEGIACTVIDPRTTSPLDEDTIIEAVEDTGRLVVVDEASPRCGMAADVSALVAQNAFKALKAPIRMVTPPHVPVPFAPELEDAYIPSPDRIAEAVRHVMA, from the coding sequence ATGTCGAAGAAGTCATACCGCCAGGCCATCAACGAGGCGCTTGCCCAGGAGATGCGGCGCGACCCGACCGTCATCGTGATGGGAGAGGACAACGTGGGCGGCATGGGCGCTCCCGGCGAGGACGATGCCTGGGGCGGCGTGCTGGGCGTGACCAAGGGGCTGATGCCGGAGTTCGGACGCGACCGGGTGCTGGACACCCCGATCACCGAGAGCGCCTTCATCGGCGCCGCCGTGGGCGCCGCCGCGACCGGGCTGCGACCGGTGGCCGAGCTGATGTTCGTGGATTTCATGGGCGTCTGCTTCGACCAGATCTTCAACCAGGCGGCCAAGTTCCGCTACATGTTCGGCGGCAAGGCGGTCACGCCGGTCGTGATCCGGACCATGTACGGGGCCGGGTTCCGCGCCGCCAGCCAGCACAGCCAATGCCTTTATCCCGTCTTCACCCACATTCCGGGGCTGAAGGTCGTGGTGCCGTCTTCGGCCTACGAGGCGAAGGGGCTGCTGATCCAGTCGATCCGCGACAATGATCCGGTGATCTTCCTGGAGCACAAGGTCATGTACGACGAGATCGAGGAGGTGCCCGACGAGCCCTACACGATCCCGTTCGGCGAGGCGAACCTGACCCGCGAGGGAGACGACGTCACGATCGTCGCATTCGGCCGCATGGTCGGCTTCGCCAACAAGGCCGCCGACCTGCTGGAGAAGGAGGGCATCGCCTGCACGGTGATCGACCCGCGCACGACCTCCCCATTGGACGAGGACACCATCATCGAGGCGGTCGAGGATACCGGCCGCCTGGTGGTGGTGGACGAGGCCAGCCCGCGCTGCGGGATGGCGGCCGACGTCTCGGCGCTGGTCGCCCAGAACGCCTTCAAGGCGCTGAAGGCGCCGATCCGCATGGTGACCCCGCCGCACGTGCCGGTGCCCTTCGCGCCGGAACTGGAGGATGCCTACATCCCGTCGCCGGACCGGATCGCGGAGGCCGTCCGCCACGTCATGGCGTGA